The following is a genomic window from Chryseobacterium ginsenosidimutans.
GCGCACTTTTTCATTATACAATTCAATATATTGATCTCCATTTACCATTTTAGGAACATTGGTAACAGTTTTAATTCCTAAATAAGAATTAACATTGAAAACCGGTTTCCCTTTCCCTGTTTTAGTTTTAATAATTACAGCTCCATTCGCTGCCTTGGCACCGAAAATTGCTAGACTTGAAGGATCTTTCAAAACACTCATCGATTCTATATCCTGAGGATTAAGGAAAGAAATGTCTTCTGTTAACATTCCATCAACAATGAAAACTGTATTACCAGACAAAGATCCAACCCCTCTAATATCCACCCGAGGAGATCCACCTGGTGTACCTGATGTCACAATATTTACCCCAGCCAATTTTCCTTGCACAGAGTTTAGTGGATTTGCATTGGGTTTATCTGCTAAATCTTTTGCTGAAACCATTCCAATACTTCCTGTAACGTTCTCTTTTTTCTGAGATCCATATCCAATCATCACCACTTCCTCAATTTTCTGTTCTTTCAGAGTATCTCTTGGAGTAGTCTGTGCATTGACATTCATACCGAAGTATAGAACAGCAATGAGACATGAATACTTTAAATCACTTTGTTTCATATAGTTTAATTTTATTCGTACAATCACAATTTTAACAAAAGACAATCGTCTTTTAATCCTTTTCATTGAAAAACACGTTATTCTCAAAAAAAGACATTATTCAAAATTATAAAAATATATTCAACAATGTTAATTTTACTTAATATTTTTATCATTCTGCTAATACCTTAAATTTACATAAAAACAATTAATTTTCGTTTATATTCATTAAATCATTTATCATAATCAAAATGATTAGATATTTTCTAATTGCATAATAATTCTATTAATTAAAAAAAATATTTAAAATTTCTTCTTATGTCTTTATATGAAAGGTTTTGAGATCTATATATCACAAAAGGTACTCATTTAATTATATAACGTCAAACAATTAATATTCTTTGTAAAAATTTGTTAAAATAATTTTTGTGTTTAAATTTGGTTCATTATTTGAAAATATATAAAGCTTAATTAATCTCAATGAAAAAATACATTATCGTTGCGTCCTTAATACTGGGAACAGGAGTTATCATAAATACTGCAATGCAATCTTGCACTACTTTGGCAACCACAGATATAGGATTATCAATTATTAAAAGGTTTCTTTTGAACGGAATTGATAAAGGAGTGAATGTCTACAGTAATAAAGATGCTTTTCTGCAAAACAACATGGTTGACAAAGCATTACCAAAACAGCTGAGGGATATCAACTCAATGTTAGAGAAAGTTGCACCGTCTTTAGTTGCAAAAGAAAGGGCATATATTGCTGATGCTGCAGTTTACACTGTAAATATCTCAAAACCGATTTTGGTAAGTGCCGTGAATAGCCTGAATGCACAAGATGTTACAAGAATTATACAGGGAGAAAAAGGAACTGCTACCTTGATTTTGAAGGAAAAAACAGCTCAACAGCTGGTTGCTGCAATTACTCCGAAAGTTGATGAACAGCTTAACCAATACGGAATTGCAAAAAGTATTAATACGGCTCTATCAGGAAGCAACTTGTTGAACAGTCTTCTTGGCGGAAACAAAAACACCGTAAATGCAGGTGGTTTAAGTCAATTGGCTTCAGAGCAGCTTGTGAACGGGCTATTTAATATTATTGAAGATTACGAAATCCAAAACTCCAAGTCGCTTTTGGGCCCTCTTGGAAAATAGAAAAATTTTCGCTATATTTATATAATTTAAAATTGGAGATGGATATATTACAAGGGAATCAACACGCAAATCCTGAGGAATTTTACAATTCTTTGAAGGAAAAACTGGAAGATCATCACGATTTTCCTGAAGATTATTTATTTAAATTTATAATTCCTACGGATGAGGCAAAACTTACGGAAATTTACAAGGTTTTTGATGGAATAAAATTTACATTGGGAAACCGCGAAAGTAAAAACGGAAAATATACAGCCTGCAACATCAACGCATTTGTTTTGGATGCAGATCAGGTAGTAACTATTTATAAAGAAGTAGCAAAAATAGAAGGCGTAATTCTATTATAAAAACAAAAAGTCAGCTTTACCGCTGACTTTTTTATATCTTTATTTTATTTTTCTATAAAATATTTCACATTTTCAATTGGTCTTCCCAGCATTGCAACAGAACCTTTAATTAAAATCGGCCGTTGGATAAGTGACGGATTTTCGGATAAAACCTTGATCCATTCCTCTTCAGATAAATTTTTATTGGCAAAATTATCCAGATATAATTTTTCATTTTTTCTGATGATATGAAAAACACTCTGATTCAATTTCTTTAAAACTGACTTAATCTCAAGAACACTTAATGGATCTTCAACAATATTGATGATCTCAAACGGCACTCCATTTTCATCAAGATATTCTAAAACTGCATTCGATTTTGAGCAGCTTCCATGATGTAAAACCTTAACTAACATCTTTAATTATATTTAAAATTAAACTTGTTTAACACAAAGTTAAAAAGAATCAAACTATCTGGATCTTAATTTGTAATAAAAATTTGTTAAAACAAGCCGTTCAATTCTGTCTCAATTTTTTCTAAAATAAGTCCGAAATCCTCCGGTTTTTCTACAAAATCCAAATCATCAACTTCAATAATCAATAATTTTCCTTCTGTGTAATTGGAAATCCATTTTTCGTATTTCTGATTCAGTTTCGAGAGATATTCAATACTGATTGATGCTTCATACTCTCTTCCTCTTTTATAGATTTTTTTAACCAGATTCGGAACATCAGATTTAAGATAAATCAATAAATCAGGTGCAGAAACAAAAGATTTCATTAAAGTAAAAACATCATTATAATTCTTAAAATCCCGATCAGAAAGAAGATTCATATCATTCAGGTTTTCGGCGAAAATATGTGCATCTTCATAAATCGTACGATCCTGAATAATGTTTTTTCCACTTTCTCTGATCTCTTTCACCTGACGGAATCTGCTTCCCAAAAAATAAATCTGCAAGGCAAAGCTCCACTTGCTCATGTCTGCATAAAAATCCTCCAGATAAGGGTTATGATCTACATCCTCAAACTGAGCATCCCAATTGTAATGCTTAGAAAGCATTGTCGTCAACGTAGTTTTCCCTGCTCCAATATTTCCAGTAACTGCAATATGCATATTTTTCCTAAGGTATTTTTTGATTTTGACTAAACTCCGACAGACTGAATCTCCGAACTATCCTCAATCAGCTTCTGCAAAGAACTTTCTGCGGAATTCTCATCTTCTATTTCCTGTGTTTTTTTCTCCAGCTTTCCTTCAGGGCTGTCTGGCTGTGCTGGCTTTTCAGCCGATTGTTCTACGTCCTGTTCCGTAACTTTCTGTTTAAGATCCGGCTGATCCGGTTCTGTTTGCAGTTTAGCTTCTTCATTTTTTTCAAGGTCGTAAAGATAAAGCTTGTTGGCTTTGATTTCAAAATAAGAAAGGGTATTTTTATCCACAATCTGTGCCTCGGGATCACCGAAGATTTTTACCATTTCTTTTTCCGGAACATATTTTAAAACAGAATTATTTGTTATCACTAAAATCGTTTCATTTTCCCTTCTGAAACGCTTTCCATTTTCAATAGCCGCTTCAAAGATTTTTTCAAACTTAAAAGTATATACCCTGATCTGTTTTCTTGTTAAAATGTATATTTTATTCTCATAAACCAAAAGATCTGTAAGATCATCAAAACTTGCATCAAAAGGATAAGAATTAATTGTTGTCTCATTCCTGAAATTATATTGTATGAGACGTTTTGTGCTTTCATCCAACAGCCACAACTGCTGCAAATCTTCAGCATAAGCCATTTTAATAAACCCAAACTTCTGCTTAAAATCCACACGCTGGATTTCGTTCATATTCTGGTCAACATACTTCAATTCCTGAGCGTTTTCCGAAAACAAAGGCACACTCAGCGGATTCTGAACTCCCTGAACTTTAAAAGGAACCGTAAACATCATTTTCCCGATCTGTTTTCCCAAAGAATCATACTTCGTAAAACTAAAATCTTTGTTTTTATAGATGTATAAACTTCCGTAATCATCGGCAAGCATATCTTTGGCTTCCTTCAGCTTCAAAGTATCTAAAGGAATAGCTTTCTGTGCAGATAACGAACAGAAAACCAATAGCAATATCAAATGTAATATCCTCAAATTCTTATAGATAACATTCCGGTAGAATTCCGGCAATTTACATGTTTTATTTTATTAAGACAGAGATTTTTAATTATTTAATAGAAATCTCATAAATTTTTGACCAGTTTTTACCTGTTATTAACATATTATCACCTTTAAAAGCAATTCCGTTTAAAACATGGTCTTTATTATTTTTAATATTTTCGTCGGTAATTTTTGTAAAATCAAACTTTCCTACGACCTCTCCTGTTTTAGGATCAATTTTTAGAATAATTGGTTTGAACCAAATATTGGAATAGATAAATCCGTCATGATATTCCAATTCATTCAATTGATCGTAAGCTTCTTTATTTCCTGCAACAGCAACTGTTCTTACAACTTTTAAAGGATCATTAACATCAAGAAAAAACAGGTTCTTCGATCCATCCGTTGCCACAAGATTTTTACCGTCGTAAGTCAATCCCCATCCTTCACGAAGTTCATTTGACAAAGGAAATTCTGAAATCTTTTTAAATGTATTCTTATCATAAATAAAACCTACTCTATTTTGATAGGTGAGCTGATAAATTTTGTCACCGACAATTGCACAGCCTTCAGAAAATATATCTGCAGCCTGCTTTTCTTCAATAATTGGAGTTTTTCCGCCCAATGTATATTTTATTAACTTAGAAGAATCTTTCAGCCCATCACTTTCATAGACGGTATTTCCTTCCAAAAGAAAACCTTCAAGAAAATTATTCGGATCATGAGGATATTCTGCTACAATTTCGTAAGAAATATTTTTCTCCGGATTTTTGGCAAAAACATTAATAGTTGCATCCTGATTTAAAGTTTCACCACTTTTCGTTTTGACATTGAAGGTAATTTCGTTGTCACCCAAAGTGAAAAGCTTAGGATCAATGACTAAATTTGAAGTTTCACTGTCTCCAAAACTGATAGATATATTTTCTGCAATTTCTGTTACCTCCTTTGGAAGAGTCAGTTTATCTCCGAAATGATATCCTTTCTGCATCATCGAGTTATTGTAATCTGCCAGAGAATTAAGCACATCCTTATTGTCTTTACAGGAAATCATCAATAAAAACGCAGTAAGACCAATCAATATATTTTTCTTCATTAAATCGTAATAATTTTCAAAAATAGTAATTTTTTATACCATTTACCGAAAAATAGCGTCCCGAAGAACGCTATTCATTATTTGTAATAAATGTACTGAAATTTTTAACTTATTTGATTGCAACTTCATAAATTTTTGACCAGTTTTTCCCTGTCACCAACATATTTTCACCTTTGAAAGCAATTCCGTTCAGGACATCGTCGCTTCCTTTTGTGTTTTGTTTTGCAATTTCCGTAAAATCAAATGTTCCCACAACTTCTCCGTTTGCAGGATTTATTTTTAAGATGATCGGCTTTTGCCACACGTTTGCATAGATGAATCCGTTGTGGAATTCAAGCTCGTTCAATTGATCGTAGGCCTGTGAACTTCCTGCAACTGCAATATATTTCACCATTTTTGAAGGGTTATTAGCATCAAGAAAATACAATAATTTACTTCCGTCTGATGCGATAAGATTCTTTCCGTCATAAGTCAATCCCCAACCTTCTCCCAACACATTCGGATAAGCAAATTCTGATAATAATTTTAAAGAATTTTTATCATAAATATATCCTTTTTTGCTTTGCCAAGTCAGTTGATATACCTTATCACCTGCAATTGTACTTCCTTCAGAAAAATCTTCCTGTCCCTGTTTCGTAGAGGCTAAAGGAGTTGTTGTACCCAATGTATATTTTAAAATCTGTGAAGAACCGTTCTGCCCGTCACTTTCATAGATTGTATTGCCTTCGATCTGGAAACCCTGCACGAAATTTTTAGGATCGTGAGGATATTCTGCGACTATCTCGTAAGACAATTTTTGTTCAGGGTTTTTTGCAAAAACATTAATCGTTGCATCCTGAGTTAAAGTTTCTCCGCCTTTTGTTTTAATATTAAAAGTAACGGCATTATCACCTAATGTAAAGAATTTCGGATCAATTGTTAAATCTGAAGTTTCTTTATCTCCAAAACTGATCGAAATAGTTTCGGCATCATCGGTAACTTCTTTTGGTAACTCCAGTTTATCTCCAAAATGATAGCCTTTCTCCGTCATAGAATTGTTGTAATCTGCCAATGAATCAAGAACTTTTTTATCATTTTTACAAGATGCCAACAACAAAATTGCTGCAAAACCTATTATTATATTTTTTTTCATTTAATTTCTAAAATTTCCCCAAAATTAGCAAAATTTATTCCTCTTTGCTAATTTCATCGATATGTTGACCAAATTGTAATATGTAGCCATTGTTTATCATACATTACAAACTCCCTCATGTTCTCAATTGAAGTTTCTATTTCACAGCAGATTTCTGCTTTGAATTACTCATATCTAATATTTTTATTAACAGAAAGGTCACAAAGATCTATCAATGCGCAAATCCTGTAATCTTCGCTTCATCAAAATCAAGTTGCATTTCGATTGTTCTCATCACATGATCGTCGAAGATCTTTTCACGTTTCATTCGGTAAAGCTCATTTCTCTGCGCCTGAATAATCTGTCTCATAACATCTTTATTTTCATTCATTGCAGATACATAATCACTTGCTGAAGCCATACATTGTGCCTTATCTGCCATCATCATCATTTCGTTTTCCAACTTGTGTTTCTGATGCTGAACAAGACTGTTTTTTTCTGCTAAATCGGAGAAATCATTCTGCAGTTTATGCAAAGCGGTTTCTTTCAATTTTCTCATTAAAATTACTTCCTGCTTTTCTTCCGGAAGCTCGCTTCCTGCATCATTTATTTTTAAAATTCTTAAAATTGGCGTTAATAATAAACCTTGTCCTACCAAAGTTATCAGTATAATAACGAATGTTACAAATAAAATAATATTACGGTGCGGAAACGCTTCTCCATTTGGTAAAAATGCCGGGATGGACAATGCCGCAGCCAGCGAAACAACACCTCTCATTGCCGCAAAACTAATAATAAACGGCTCTCGCCAATCGGGTTTCGGAACTTTTAATCTCAATTCTTTTGAGCAAATTCTCGGGAAATACATTAAGGCATAACTGTACAAAATTCTCGTCCCAATAATTGCTCCACCGATCACAACACTATAGAAAATTCCTTCTGAAATGGTATATTCTTTCATGGCTGCAACAACAATCGGTAGCTCTAAACCAATTAAAATAAAGATAATGGTATTCATCAAAAATATCAGAACGCTCCACACATTCCCCGACTGAATTCTTGAAGTATGACTCAGGTAGCAATGTGAATTGTAAGACATCAGTAATCCACCTGAAACAACTGCCAATACTCCAGAAAAATGAAAATGTTCCGCTCCGATATACATAATGTAAGGAACGATAATGGTGATAATGGTGTCAATATTAGAATTGGAAGGAATCATTCTTAATAAAGCTCCGAATAAAAATCCGGAACCAATACCAACCGCAAGTCCGCCGATTGCCATTGTAAAAAAGTCTTTCACCGCTTCTCCAAAAATAAACTGTCCTGAAATTACTGCCGCCAAAGCAAATTTAAATACAATTAAACTCGAAGCATCATTGATCAAACTTTCTCCCTCTAAAATTGTAGTGATTTTTTTCGGAATTTTCAGGTGTTTTAAAACAGAAGTTGCTGCCACTGCATCCGGTGGAGAATTTACGCCTCCCAACAGGAATCCCATCGCGACCGTTAATCCCGGAATGATGGATGAAGAAAGGTAAGCAACCACAATTGAGGTTAAAAATACCAATCCGAAAGCCATCGAGAAAATCTGCTTTCTCCATTTGTGAAAATCCTGCCATGAGGTAAACCAGGCCGCTTCAAATAAAATCGGAGGAAGGAAAATTAAAAATACCAAATCGGGCTCTATTTCAATATGCGGCATTCCCGGAACAAGACTTATCAAAAGACCTGCAATAACCAAAAATATAGGATATGCAACCTTCAGCTTTTGCCCGATCATGACCAGAATCATTACAGATAACAGTACTGCAATGGATATTATAACGTAACTGTGAATCATTTATCGTGAGTTTTTAGTATTAATTAAATTTATATTCTTTAAAATAATTTAATTTCAACAAAAAATGCTGTGTTTTTATTCTCTAAGCTATTAAGATGCTTTCAGAGTAATTATAGTACAATATTATTTTTTGGAGTAATGGCCGGAGGAAGGTCAGTTTCATCAAGCATATCTCTCATATCGATCTCGATAGTTCGGCTTATCTGTGTAATCGGGACATCATTCGGACTTCCTTCAAAAGGATTTACAGAAGCCTCTCCTACACTATCCAACGTATGAAAACACCACGTCACCAAAATAGAAAACGGAATATTAAACCATAAAGTCCAGTTTTGAAGGAAAGTTCCTTCACCCAATTTATCAAATTCTTTCAGTAACCCAAAAGGTACAAAAAAGATAAACAACAATAAAAGATAAGTGGTAATTGAAGAAAAATTTCTGGGATAGGGGAAATTTTTAATTCTTTCCGCTTTCCCCTGATTCTCTGTAAGTTTCACCAATTGCTGATTGATCTGAGTCCATTGAAAATCATTAATTTCTCCTTTTGCATAAGATTCTGACAATTCTTTGCTCTGAAAAGCCATCAATTGTGTTGCCCTGTTTTTTTTGCTTAAAATATATGTCAGTTCATCATCGGAAAGATATTTTTTTAACTCCTCATCCAATTTGAGAAGCTTTTCGCAAATATCATATTTTCTTGCATATTCTTCATACTGAGCCGTATTCATATTTTCCCATGCTCTCGCCTCACGAAGCTGAAAACGAAGCGCAGTAAGCCATGCATAATGGCGTTTGAACATTGATTTTACTTTATCCTGATCCTTTTCAGAAAGAGAATCTCTTAAAATATAACCAAAACTTCGGCTTTCATTAATAATTGCACCGTAGATCTGCCTTGCTTCCCAAAGTCTGCTGTAACTCGCATTATTTTTAAATCCTACAATGAATGCTACAGCCGTTCCCATGATTGCAATGGGCTGCCACGGAAAGGAAATAAATTTCCAACCGAAATAGTAAAGAACTGTCGGAATTGCAGATAATATTGTAAGGCAAAGAATACTTCTTTTTGTCCAGACAATAAATTCTATGGCTCCAAATTTTTTTCCTGAATGCATCTATATGATTTTAGTTTTTACTATCTAATTATTATTTCATTGATCTGTTTAATCTCTCTTTTGATATTTTCCTAATTCTTTGTAAACGGAATATTGTTATAAAAACCGATTTGAATCTGCCCACGGTTTTTATTTTCCTGGATTTGATTCATATAACCTGCTTCAATTCTCATATTTTTATTAATTACATATCCTAAAGCTCCGTAAACTCTGTTTCTGTCGAAAACAGGACTGTCAAAATGCAGGAATATTTCATTATACGCCGAAACGTAAAGTGTTTTTGGCAACATTTCTTTATTCGTTATCGGAATATTAAGCCCTAAAAAATAACGGAACCTCATCCTGAAATCTTCTTCTAAAAATCTTTCTTCCAATCGATAACGATGCTGAATATTAAAGCGCCCGAACTTTTGTTTTGTAATATATTGCTGGAAGATTCTGTGTTCTATATTTTCAGTTTTTTCGCTGTTGATATAAGGTCTACTTAAAATGAAACCATATCCTAATAAAATATTATTGTTGTTTTCGGTAAGATCATAGCCAATCCCGGCACGAACTAAAAGCTGCTCAAGATCCCCGATTCCATCAAAATTTCTATACTGAATTTCGTTGTGTAAGTTTAATTTTTTGCTTATTTTATTATTTCCAAAATACATATACCAAGCTCCCAGATCACTTTTCTGTGCAAACGAAAATGTTGCTGTTAAAGAAAAAATAACCAAAGCCAATGATTTTAAAATCTTCATAATTTGATTTTTGCTCTTATTTATCATTTCTATCTATTAAATTAATTAAACTTAATTCGAATTATCAATAATAAGAAAAAAATATTTTTTATGAAAGTTTTTATTCTTCGTTCAATTTATTTGAATTTTATATTGACAGAATCTGTTCAGTTAAAATATCATTTCCTATTTTATCAAAATAAATACAGGTCATTTTGTTTAGATCCATCTTCCAACCCTGCACACCGTTTTCTGCACAGTCTCTACAAAATGTAAGATAATCTGTGTCACCTTGCTGATGCAGCTTTAATCTTATTTTAAAATTTTCCAGGTTTAAATTTTCCGAAATGAATAAAGAATCATACTTGTCTCCTGTATGAACCGAACGGCTTTCAGAATCAAAATATTCTGTATTTCCGTCTTTTATATAGGTGGTGTAATGGGAAACTCCTTTATTTTTAATTGCCTGAATGTACATTGGAAAATCAGCACCGCTTTTTACCTTCTGATGTTCTGATTTAATTTCTTCAATTGTGAATTTCATTTTTGCTTTATTATTTGTGTTTGTATTTAATAATTTCTTGCTTAATTCCAAATTTATAAATTTTTGAAATGTAAATGTATTATAAATAGAAACCGACAGTAAAATCTGCCGGTTTGTAACTATATTCGAATTCAAATACTATATTATGGATGCTGTTGCATTTTCGCTGGATCATCATAATTTACCATCCAGTTGATCTCGAATTTGTCTGTAAACATGCCGAAATAGGCACCCCAGAAAGTATCTGCCATCGGCATTGTAACTTTTCCGCCTGCAGAAAGTCCGTTGAATAATTTATCAGCTTCTTCCTTTGAATCTGCATTGATGGAAATCGAGAAGTTATTCCCTACTTTATAGTGTGAAGTCCATTCTCCGCCTGTATCGCTGCCCATCAAAATTGTCTCCTTAGAAATCGGAAGAGAAACGTGCATGATTTTGTCTTTATCTTCCTCTTTCGTTTCCTGACCTTCCGCCGGAGGCATTTCTCCGAAAGTTCCGATGTAAGGATATTCTCCGCCGAAAACCGATTTATAAAAATCAAATGCTTCTTTGCAATTTCCGTCAAATGTTAAATAAACGTTTACTGATGCCATAATGTGTTCTTTTTAGTTAGTATAATTTAGTTTGTTTAAGAGTTAAGCTATTGATTTTCAGACATATTTTTCAACCTTGAAAGACCTTCCTGATAATCCTTTCCGATAGAGCCTTCCAAGTTCATAAATAATTTCATTATAGTGAAAGGATAAGGAATTGTTGACGTAAAACCCCACGTTACCCTGCTCCCGTTTCCTTCAGGAATCACCGTCACATAGGCTTTTGATTCACTTTTATAAGGTTTCAGAAAAGTAGTTTCAGTATCAATTCTTCTATTAACAGCATCTACTTTTTTTAATTCCTGACAACCTTCTCCAGCTTTTTTTGTACTTGTCCAGCAAACCTTCTCTCCCCGCTTACCCGCTGTTCCTGTCCATTCTTTTTTCATTGTAGGATCAAGATCATTCCAAGGATTCCATTGATCCATTGCTTTTAATGTGTTGGTATTTTGCCAGACTTTTTCTACAGGAGCATTAATTGTAATTGATTTTTCATATTTACAATCTCCCGAAACAAAGAAAGCAACAACAAGCCAAAGAATTAAAATTGAGGCTAAAACAATGATTGTCCACTTTAATATTTTCATGTTTATCTTTTTGTTATCAAAATTACCTGTGTTGATCTATTAAAATCATATTTCCATCAGGATCTTTTAGATAAATATGTTCCGGTCCAGTAGTCGTTTCGTCTGCTTCTTTCTCAATTTCAATACCTTGGTCTTTCAGCTTTTTCTGAATATCGCGAACATCATCAAAAGTTTCAAGATTCTGGGCATTCTGATCCCATCCAGGATTGAAAGTAAGCATATTCCTATCAAACATTGCCTGAAAAAGACCGATAATATGATCTCCATTTTTCATAATTAAATAATTATGCCCACTATCTCCAGCCATCTGGCTGAAACCTAATTTTTCATAAAAGTCTTTGGATTTCTCAAGATCCTTTACACTTAAACTGATTGAAAATGCACCTAATTTCATACTTATTCTATTAATGCTCATTTAATTGATAAATCGGTTTATCATTCTTTACGGCTTTTGCAGCTATAAACTATGAAAGCAAATTAAGCAATTGCTTAAACCTTTCGAATTATCTGGTTTAAAATTGTCGAAAAGAGAGATAGAATATCCCAATTTTTCCATCAGCCAAACTCCGGTTGATTATTGATTGTTTATTCTGGTTTTAAAATCCAAAGTTCCGTCATAGCTTTTCCAGTCACCTATTAATTCGATATATTGAGACTCTACTTTTTCAGAATTTTTATTCCATTTAAAAGTATAGATAAACCTGCCTTTGAAGATTCCGGAATGCTTTCCTTTATTCTCTTCCGCCAATTCATATTCTCCAAAAACAGTCCCTTTCTTTTTGGAATCTTTATATTTTGTAATGGTAAAATTACCCTCGAACTTTGTATAATTTTTGTCAACTAATGTATAGCCTGAAACGAAATATTCCTGATCATTTTTTTTATTTTGTTCAGAAATATTAATCTTCAGCCTGATTTCCTGATTCTTGCTACCGATCGTTCCGGTGTACGCTTTACTGTTATTCAGCCAAACGTTGGAAATATTTGGCATCTGTGCAAAAACGAAATTTGAAATGAGAATAAAGAGTAATAAAGTTTTTTTCATTTTGGTTTTTATGTTTTTATTTAAATATGACTTTGGAAATGTCAGTAGGGACAAAATTTGCCCACCAAACATCAAAATCGAGATTTCCCGAATAGTTTTTCCATTTTCCTTTA
Proteins encoded in this region:
- a CDS encoding DUF4197 family protein, which codes for MKKYIIVASLILGTGVIINTAMQSCTTLATTDIGLSIIKRFLLNGIDKGVNVYSNKDAFLQNNMVDKALPKQLRDINSMLEKVAPSLVAKERAYIADAAVYTVNISKPILVSAVNSLNAQDVTRIIQGEKGTATLILKEKTAQQLVAAITPKVDEQLNQYGIAKSINTALSGSNLLNSLLGGNKNTVNAGGLSQLASEQLVNGLFNIIEDYEIQNSKSLLGPLGK
- a CDS encoding DUF493 family protein; protein product: MDILQGNQHANPEEFYNSLKEKLEDHHDFPEDYLFKFIIPTDEAKLTEIYKVFDGIKFTLGNRESKNGKYTACNINAFVLDADQVVTIYKEVAKIEGVILL
- a CDS encoding ArsC/Spx/MgsR family protein → MLVKVLHHGSCSKSNAVLEYLDENGVPFEIINIVEDPLSVLEIKSVLKKLNQSVFHIIRKNEKLYLDNFANKNLSEEEWIKVLSENPSLIQRPILIKGSVAMLGRPIENVKYFIEK
- a CDS encoding deoxynucleoside kinase encodes the protein MHIAVTGNIGAGKTTLTTMLSKHYNWDAQFEDVDHNPYLEDFYADMSKWSFALQIYFLGSRFRQVKEIRESGKNIIQDRTIYEDAHIFAENLNDMNLLSDRDFKNYNDVFTLMKSFVSAPDLLIYLKSDVPNLVKKIYKRGREYEASISIEYLSKLNQKYEKWISNYTEGKLLIIEVDDLDFVEKPEDFGLILEKIETELNGLF
- a CDS encoding glutaminyl-peptide cyclotransferase; amino-acid sequence: MKKNILIGLTAFLLMISCKDNKDVLNSLADYNNSMMQKGYHFGDKLTLPKEVTEIAENISISFGDSETSNLVIDPKLFTLGDNEITFNVKTKSGETLNQDATINVFAKNPEKNISYEIVAEYPHDPNNFLEGFLLEGNTVYESDGLKDSSKLIKYTLGGKTPIIEEKQAADIFSEGCAIVGDKIYQLTYQNRVGFIYDKNTFKKISEFPLSNELREGWGLTYDGKNLVATDGSKNLFFLDVNDPLKVVRTVAVAGNKEAYDQLNELEYHDGFIYSNIWFKPIILKIDPKTGEVVGKFDFTKITDENIKNNKDHVLNGIAFKGDNMLITGKNWSKIYEISIK
- a CDS encoding glutaminyl-peptide cyclotransferase gives rise to the protein MKKNIIIGFAAILLLASCKNDKKVLDSLADYNNSMTEKGYHFGDKLELPKEVTDDAETISISFGDKETSDLTIDPKFFTLGDNAVTFNIKTKGGETLTQDATINVFAKNPEQKLSYEIVAEYPHDPKNFVQGFQIEGNTIYESDGQNGSSQILKYTLGTTTPLASTKQGQEDFSEGSTIAGDKVYQLTWQSKKGYIYDKNSLKLLSEFAYPNVLGEGWGLTYDGKNLIASDGSKLLYFLDANNPSKMVKYIAVAGSSQAYDQLNELEFHNGFIYANVWQKPIILKINPANGEVVGTFDFTEIAKQNTKGSDDVLNGIAFKGENMLVTGKNWSKIYEVAIK
- a CDS encoding Na+/H+ antiporter: MIHSYVIISIAVLLSVMILVMIGQKLKVAYPIFLVIAGLLISLVPGMPHIEIEPDLVFLIFLPPILFEAAWFTSWQDFHKWRKQIFSMAFGLVFLTSIVVAYLSSSIIPGLTVAMGFLLGGVNSPPDAVAATSVLKHLKIPKKITTILEGESLINDASSLIVFKFALAAVISGQFIFGEAVKDFFTMAIGGLAVGIGSGFLFGALLRMIPSNSNIDTIITIIVPYIMYIGAEHFHFSGVLAVVSGGLLMSYNSHCYLSHTSRIQSGNVWSVLIFLMNTIIFILIGLELPIVVAAMKEYTISEGIFYSVVIGGAIIGTRILYSYALMYFPRICSKELRLKVPKPDWREPFIISFAAMRGVVSLAAALSIPAFLPNGEAFPHRNIILFVTFVIILITLVGQGLLLTPILRILKINDAGSELPEEKQEVILMRKLKETALHKLQNDFSDLAEKNSLVQHQKHKLENEMMMMADKAQCMASASDYVSAMNENKDVMRQIIQAQRNELYRMKREKIFDDHVMRTIEMQLDFDEAKITGFAH
- a CDS encoding bestrophin family protein, which codes for MHSGKKFGAIEFIVWTKRSILCLTILSAIPTVLYYFGWKFISFPWQPIAIMGTAVAFIVGFKNNASYSRLWEARQIYGAIINESRSFGYILRDSLSEKDQDKVKSMFKRHYAWLTALRFQLREARAWENMNTAQYEEYARKYDICEKLLKLDEELKKYLSDDELTYILSKKNRATQLMAFQSKELSESYAKGEINDFQWTQINQQLVKLTENQGKAERIKNFPYPRNFSSITTYLLLLFIFFVPFGLLKEFDKLGEGTFLQNWTLWFNIPFSILVTWCFHTLDSVGEASVNPFEGSPNDVPITQISRTIEIDMRDMLDETDLPPAITPKNNIVL
- a CDS encoding DUF2490 domain-containing protein gives rise to the protein MKILKSLALVIFSLTATFSFAQKSDLGAWYMYFGNNKISKKLNLHNEIQYRNFDGIGDLEQLLVRAGIGYDLTENNNNILLGYGFILSRPYINSEKTENIEHRIFQQYITKQKFGRFNIQHRYRLEERFLEEDFRMRFRYFLGLNIPITNKEMLPKTLYVSAYNEIFLHFDSPVFDRNRVYGALGYVINKNMRIEAGYMNQIQENKNRGQIQIGFYNNIPFTKN
- a CDS encoding DUF1398 domain-containing protein; its protein translation is MKFTIEEIKSEHQKVKSGADFPMYIQAIKNKGVSHYTTYIKDGNTEYFDSESRSVHTGDKYDSLFISENLNLENFKIRLKLHQQGDTDYLTFCRDCAENGVQGWKMDLNKMTCIYFDKIGNDILTEQILSI